A window of the Dioscorea cayenensis subsp. rotundata cultivar TDr96_F1 chromosome 14, TDr96_F1_v2_PseudoChromosome.rev07_lg8_w22 25.fasta, whole genome shotgun sequence genome harbors these coding sequences:
- the LOC120276369 gene encoding uncharacterized protein LOC120276369 — translation MDREPEELQFVGFFGVFQESYKLVLSWRRIFSKIALALIFPLSLIFLFHIYISSILFAKIRRNEHELEYTPDGSAAEDRILSRLASEWTSYLLFKGVYLLGVLVFALLSTSAVVYTVACVYTAKDLTFHKVMAVVPKVWKRLMVTFLWTFLILLAYNTVTFLLAIALLVITGTSTAGVVALVIILLAYSAGLVYISVVWHLASVVSVLEDSCGIAAMQKSRVLIRGKLWLAIGIFLLLNLSFLAIEIAFKKLVAEGHRAGYGFGPRIGYGALLLSLLCLLILLGLVIQTVIYFVCKSFHHESIDKSSLADHLEVYLGEYVPLRGKDVQMEQYHV, via the coding sequence ATGGATCGAGAGCCCGAGGAGCTTCAATTCGTGGGCTTCTTTGGAGTCTTTCAAGAATCATACAAGCTTGTTCTCTCATGGCGCCGCATCTTCTCCAAGATCGCCCTCGCCCTCATCTTCCCCCTTTCTCTTATATTTCTCTTCCACATCTATATATCCTCGATCCTCTTCGCCAAGATCCGCCGGAACGAGCACGAGCTGGAGTACACCCCCGATGGCAGCGCCGCGGAGGATCGGATTCTGTCCCGGCTCGCCTCTGAGTGGACCTCGTACCTCCTCTTCAAGGGTGTGTACCTTCTCGGCGTCTTGGTTTTCGCCTTGCTCTCCACCTCCGCCGTTGTCTACACCGTCGCTTGCGTCTACACCGCCAAAGATCTCACCTTTCATAAGGTCATGGCGGTTGTCCCCAAGGTCTGGAAACGGCTCATGGTGACGTTCTTGTGGACTTTCTTGATTCTTCTTGCTTATAATACTGTGACATTCTTGCTGGCCATTGCGCTGCTTGTCATCACCGGCACCAGCACCGCCGGGGTCGTCGCTCTTGTTATCATCCTTCTCGCCTACTCCGCTGGCCTCGTTTACATCAGCGTTGTCTGGCATCTCGCCAGCGTTGTCTCCGTGCTTGAGGACTCCTGCGGCATTGCCGCGATGCAGAAGAGCCGGGTGCTAATCAGGGGCAAGCTCTGGCTCGCCATTGGTATATTCCTTTTGCTTAACCTTTCCTTCCTGGCGATTGAGATCGCCTTCAAGAAGTTGGTAGCTGAGGGCCATAGGGCGGGGTACGGATTTGGGCCAAGGATTGGGTATGGCGCTCTGTTGCTCTCCTTGCTCTGCTTGCTCATATTGCTTGGTTTGGTGATACAGACGGTGATTTACTTCGTTTGCAAGTCTTTCCACCATGAAAGCATTGACAAATCAAGTTTGGCTGATCATCTGGAGGTGTACCTCGGTGAGTATGTTCCTCTTAGGGGTAAGGATGTGCAAATGGAGCAGTATCACGTTTGA
- the LOC120276200 gene encoding sarcoplasmic reticulum histidine-rich calcium-binding protein-like → MTRDLKIHVDGCSLWWNEKSSQVARLKELKSDSDVILMASSVGQNRIASVYVKVVTMDDPIGPNNLGSVASVGNSVKAAEANVEDGLDEVEEELIDAGDEDLDGGEEHVYSKSLQDDELQEEAGDEDLDAAEEHLGSESGQGRDPEDHVVNKGVQDNEGQEAEGDGQESDAESDIHDSEYSLNSEGSEGSEGSDEAEGDEGDERNSAANQGYDAHVNVGQVVDDDEQDVQTDYADSDELQSCSSTDEEGIKIPKPKYSEFREQADMKDPQFKIGMKFRSFA, encoded by the coding sequence ATGACCAGAGATTTGAAGATTCATGTAGATGGGTGCAGCTTATGGTGGAATGAGAAGAGTAGTCAAGTAGCAAGGTTGAAAGAATTAAAATCTGACTCAGATGTCATCCTGATGGCTTCAAGTGTGGGACAGAACAGGATTGCAAGTGTTTATGTGAAGGTTGTTACGATGGATGATCCCATTGGTCCGAACAATTTAGGAAGTGTTGCAAGTGTAGGCAATTCTGTGAAGGCAGCAGAGGCTAATGTAGAAGATGGACTAGATGAAGTTGAGGAAGAGCTCATAGATGCTGGGgatgaagaccttgatggtGGTGAAGAACATGTATATAGTAAAAGTTTGCAGGATGATGAATTGCAAGAAGAAGCTGGAGATGAAGATCTTGATGCTGCTGAAGAACATTTGGGCTCTGAAAGTGGACAGGGAAGAGATCCTGAAGATCATGTGGTCAATAAAGGTGTACAGGATAATGAAGGGCAAGAGGCTGAGGGAGATGGACAGGAAAGTGATGCAGAGAGTGATATTCATGACTCCGAGTATAGTCTTAACAGTGAAGGCAGCGAAGGCAGTGAAGGCAGTGACGAGGCTGAAGGTGATGAAGGGGATGAAAGGAATTCTGCTGCTAATCAAGGATATGATGCTCATGTGAATGTTGGCCAGGTGGTAGATGATGACGAGCAGGATGTACAGACTGACTATGCTGATTCTGATGAGCTGCAATCATGTTCTTCAACTGATGAAGAAGGTATCAAGATTCCAAAGCCCAAATATTCTGAATTTAGAGAACAAGCAGATATGAAAGATCCTCAGTTTAAAATAGGGATGAAGTTTAGAAGTTTTGCATAG